In Mucilaginibacter sp. KACC 22063, the genomic stretch AACCGCTTGCTGAAGTTTTCAGGGTTGATGATAGTATCCGAGCGCATCAGATCGAAAAGTTAAGGCAACTGCGCGAACAAAGAGACAACTATCAAGTAGCAGTTGCATTAAGTAATTTAAAACAAGCTGCGCAAGGATCTATAAATCTGATGCCATACATCTTAACGGCGGTAGAAAGCTATGCAACGCTTGGCGAAATTTCAGACGTAATGCGTGAAGTTTTCGGCGAATATTGATGATTTTGGAAAGCGAAACCATGTGCATATTGCTTACAATAATTTGCTTAAAAGTAAATAGCGATTTTAATTATTTTTTTTCTGACTGTAAAATAAGCACTTAAAAACTAACTGATTTTTACTCCAAAACACTTTCCTTTTACAGCGGTTTATCCATCGAAAAATGAGCTGTTTTTATTAACGTAAGTTATTAACAACTGTTAATTGTTAATAACAACGTGAAATCACCTTAAAGATGTCATTAAAGTAAAATATTGAGCGTTACAATTAAATACTGTTTTTTAATTCGGTTCAAAAAGTGCTTTTAGTGCTTATAAAGTCACATTTTTTAGTTCTTTATAACATAAAAATGATGTTAAGCAAATTTAAATTTTAATTTTTTTATTCGTTTTTTTTGCGAATATTCGATGTTCCGTAGCGGGCTGAAAGTAAGATTTGCTTTAAGCTATAAATCAATATATTAGTAGAAACTGTATGGAAAAAACTTGTACTAACGTGTGGAATAACTGTCTTCAGATCATTAAAGACAATATACCGGCACAGAGCTATAAAACATGGTTCGAGCCTATAAAAGCTTTAAGGATTGAGGGGAGTGTATTAACCATACAGGTACCCAGTTTATTCTTTTATGAGTGGCTTGAAGAGCACTATGTTGGGTTGCTGCGTAAAACCATTAAAAAACAATTGGGTGAAGACGGACGTTTAGAATATAATATTGTTGTAGAACAATCGTCTTCAAGTAAGCCGTATACCACTAACATGCCATCAAATGGTAACGGCGCTGAAGCAAAGAATCAGTCAATGCCGATCCCGATTTCCATAAATAAGGACATTAAGAACCCGTTTGTAATACCTGGTTTAAAGAAACTGCATGTTGATCCGCAGTTGAACCAGAATTATACCTTCGAAAACTTTGTAGAGGGTGATTGCAACCGTCTTGCCCGCTCTGCAGGTTATGCGGTGGCCGCAAAACCGGGTGGTACTTCCTTCAATCCGTTAATGATATACGGCGGCGTAGGTTTGGGTAAAACCCACCTGGCACAGGCCATTGGTAACGAGATTAAACGCACCCTGCCTGATAAGTTGGTATTATATGTATCGTGCGAGAAGTTTACACAGCAATTTGTTGATGCTTTAAAGCATAATAATATAAATGACTTTGTTAATTTTTACCAGGCTATTGATGTACTGATCATGGATGATGTACACAACTTTGCAGGTAAAGAGAAAACACAGGACTTCTTCTTCCATATCTTCAATCACCTGCACCAGTCGGGCAGGCAGCTGATCATTACATCTGATAAAGCGCCTAAAGATTTAGCTGGTTTAGAGGAGCGTCTGTTATCCCGTTTCAAATGGGGGCTTTCTGCAGATTTGCAGATCCCTGATCTGGAGACACGTATGGCTATCCTCAAAAACAAAATCTACCAGGATGGTATCGAGTTATCAAATGATGTAATTGAATACGTTGCTCATAATATAGATAACAACGTACGCGAGCTGGAAGGTGCTATGGTATCATTGCTGGCACAGTCAACCCTTAACCGTAAGGAGATTGACCTGAACCTGGCTAAGCAGATGCTGAAGAACTTCGTGAAAAACTCTACCAAAGAGATTTCCATGGAGTATATACAAAGCCTGGTTTGCGAATACTTTGAGGTGCCGATTGATATGCTGAAATCACAAACCCGTAAACGCGAGATTGTACAGGCCCGTCAAATATCAATGTACCTGGCAAAAGCACATACAAAAAGTTCGCTTAAAACAATAGGCCATTTCTTTGGCGGCCGCGACCACTCAACCGTAATCTACGCCTGCCAAACAGTAGAAGACCTTATTGATACCGATAAGAAATTTAAAGGCTACGTAGCTGATATCCAAAAGAAACTGAAAATGTCTTAATCAATTATAAGCCAAACAGAGAGCCCCGCAATTGCGGGGCTTTTTAGTTTAATAGAGATTTCATGTTGTTATTGCGATGATGTTCTGATAAATCAGAACGAAGAAGCAATCCCCATAATGCATTGTTATATGAGATTGCTTAGTACTTTGCAATGCGTGGCTTTTAGTTCGTAATAGTATCAGTTAAAATTTTATTTAAGCTTTTTTTTCAAGCCTTTTAATAGAATCAATCAAAGGTTCTGAATAGTTAAAAATCTCGTCAATTGATTGTATTTCATATTTTACTTCTTTTTTATTTTCGTCAAGTACAACCAAGTACTTTTTATTGTTGAGATAAAGTCGGCAAATGGTTTTGCGGTTGTTGTCATCTAAGAGAATAGCAAAATAGGATTGGGCATCTCTATAAACAATTCTCCTGTGATCAACAAATTGCCTCAAAATTGATTTTACAATTAGAAATCCTTCTAACTCTTCATCGGTGGTAACGATATTAGCTAATGAGCTTTCAGGATTCTCCTCAATTTTAACTGCCTCCTGCTCATCTTTCTCTTTTTCTTGATTTAAGGCAGATTTTAGTCTATCACTAATAGTTTCGCTTATTAGCTGGTTAAAAGATTTTTTAATGATTGGTGTAAATTGCTCTTTAACTTTTGCTGTAATTGCTCCTGGATATACTTGCTTAGTGAAAAAAGCGACAAAGTTTTCTGACGGCGCATTTATTTCTCTTGTGAGCAGGGCTTTTAATTCATTAAGGTACTTTAATTCACTTGCAGTATTAGTAATGTTCTCAACATCAAAATAAGATTTATGAAACTTCTTTAGTTCCAATATCTCAGTGTCTTTAATCTCGGAAAGTTTAAATTCAAAAAATGGTGTCGAATCCATTTTATTCTTATCCACTAAATCGGTATAGAAACGATACACCATGCCATTTGACAGTAAGCCAAACTTAGCAGAAGTCGTGTGAAAATATCGGAATAGCTGTGAATTATGTGGATCTAAGTTTTCTAAGTGGTGCTTGCACTCTATTAAGATAGCAGGCTCGCCATCTTTCATAATAGCATAATCAACTTTTTCGCCCTTCTTTATTCCTATGTCAGCAATAAATTCTGGATTAACCTCAAAAGGATTAAACACATCATATCCCATTATTTGAATAAAAGGCATAATTAATGCATTCTTGGTTGCTTCCTCAGTTTGAATTTGTGGCAGCATTTTTTCGGCACGTGCTGCCAGCTGCAATATTTGATCTTTAAAATCCATCATGTGATTGGTTTAGTACATCCTAAAATAATCACAATGTTTTGATTAATCAAATTATTACAATACCCCCAACTTTAACAACGCATAAAAAATCGTAGTGCAATGTAAGGCCTGCGGTATTTGGTGGCTAAGTAACAGTTGTTTTAATTCATCAATGGTGTATTCTTCGATGATGATCTCCTCATGCTCATCCAGTGATTGGCCTGCTACTTTTTTACCGCCTTGTGCCAGGTAGCAATAAGTAACGTTATTACCTGTGGATGGATTGGCATATATAGCAGTAAGTAATTCTATATTGTCAAATTCGTAACCTGTTTCTTCTAACAGTTCACGTTTAATAGCATGTTCGGGTGCTTCATCGCCATCTATTACACCGCCGGGTATTTCCAATGAAACAATCTCTGCCGCATGACGATATTGGCGTACCATCACTACTTTACCTTCTTCGGTTATGGCAACGGCATTTACCCAGTTAGGATATTCTAATACATAATAGTCGTTTTTGATGCGGCCATCGGGCATTTCGCAAATATCACGGCGTAAAGTTGCCCATGCACTTTTATAAACGTATGTAGATGATAGTTTTTTCCAGGTTAAATCTCTCATAGAATTTAGAATACAGAATGTAGAATAATGAATATCGAAAAGGTCTGTTTAATGATCAATAAAAAAATGCTGAATAAGAATAGATATTAATTCGATATTCTTTATTCAGCATTCAATATTTTATTGGCTTAACTACCAGCTTCCGCTGCTGCCGCCACCGCCGAAGCTACCACCGCCGAAGCCTCCGAAACCGCCTCCGCCAGAGCTGCCACCTCCGCCACCAGAGAATCCTCCCCAGTCACGCCCGCCACTACCGCCACGGCCAAGCATGTTGCCGGCTAAAAACCACCATAGTGGACTGGCTCCTCCGCGGCTGCCAATAATATGGCCACCGCCACCACCACCGCCTTTGCGGAAAATCAGGACAAGCACTACGATAATAATGATAATAATCACACCGGCGCTGCCCCCATCTTTCTGTTTTTTCTTTTTAGCAGTAGGGTCGGCCTTGTACTCGCCTTTCATGTACTTCATTATATCATCAGTTGCCTTATCCAAACCTGCATAGTAATCCTGCTGTTTAAAATTAGGCTTGATATCCTGTTGTATGATCTGCTGCGTAATCGCATCAGGCAATGCGCCTTCTGCACCGTAGCCGGTTTGTATAGTTACCTTGCGATCGTTAAGGGCTACCAGTACAAGTATACCGTTGTTTTTACCTTTTTGGCCAATGCCCCAGTTACGGCCAAGCATGGTTCCGTATTCGTCAATATCATAATCGCCGACAGATTTAATAAGTACTACCGCTATTTGTGTAGAGGTTGAATCATTAAAGGCAACCAGCTTATTTTCCAACTGCTGTTTGTCTCCGTCTGATAAAGTATTGGTAAAGTCGGCTACTAAAGTGTTTGGTTTTGGAGGGAAGTCCTGAGACCATGCAAAGGTGCAGGTGAGCAGCAGGCCAAAAACCAGCAATAATTTTTTGAACATAGTAATAGGGTTAGTTGCCATCCATAAAGGCGATATCGTCCGAAAGTTCGTTTGTGTCATCGCTTTGGTATGGGAAATATTTTTTAAGCTGTTGCCCGGCTAAAGTAAGCCCGGTAACAATACCTTCAACAAGGTCGCCTTTTTTAAAGTGGTTCAGCATGGCTTCTTTGGTTGCATCCCAAAAATCGGCGGGTACAACGGAGTTAATACCCGCATCGCCAATAATGGCAAACTTACGGTCGACAGTAGCCAGGTAAATCAATACACCATTGCGCTGTTTGGTTTTTTCCATATCCAGCTCAAAGAAATATTTAGCGGCACGGTCAAGCACATCTTCGCTGCATGTTTTTTCAATACATACCCTGAGTTCGCCCGATGTATTTTTTTCAGCTGCTTCAACGGCACTGCGTATCTGAAGCTGTTCTTCGTCATTAAAAACTGCCATACCTTGAGGTAATTTTGAGTGAGTGAATTACTGAATGATGAATTAATAAAAGAACTTATATTCAGTCCCTCACTAATTCACTCATTCAGTAATTGTTATTTTTAGAATTCTACTTTCGGTGCGTTCTGTGCGTTAGCCTCTGCCTGGAAGTAACCTTTTGGTGCAAAGCCGAACATTTTGGCAGTAAGGTTAGCCGGGAACTCTCGGATCTTGCTGTTGTATGCCTGTACCGAATTGTTGAAATCCATACGTGCTACGCTAATGCGGTTTTCAGTACCTTCTAATTGTGCCTGTAAAGCTGTAAAGTTTTCATTAGCTTTTAGGTTAGGATAGTTTTCTGATGCTACCAGTAATCGGCCCAAAGCTGTACTTAGCTGGCCTTGTGCCTGTTGGTATTTTTGTACAGTTTCAGGTGTTAGCTTGGTTGGGTCAACCTGTATAGAAGTTGCTTTTGCGCGGGCTTCGGTTACTGCCGTTAGCGTACTTTTTTCAAAATTAGCTACGCCTTTTACAGTAGCAACAAGGTTAGGGATAAGGTCGGCACGGCGCTGATACTGGCTTTGTACGGTTCCCCATTTGGCTTTAGTATCTTCATCCATACGTACAATGCCGTTATAGCTGCATGAACTTAATGACATGGCTGCCACCACTACCAATATTGCTGTGAATAGTCTTTTCATTTTATTAACTGTTATATTTAGTTGAATTTAGCAATTAGATACAAATTGCATACCGTTGTTACATTATCGTAAATGTAATAAGATCTTGGCAATAAAACTATTCGCTTCATAAGCCCTATACGCTATATTTGGGCATGATTAATAAGTTTCTGCCTATAACGTTGCTATTTTATGGCGCAACCGCCTTTGCACAATCCGCTAAAAATGACAAACTGACACCATACGTTAAACCAATAATTGGTACGCAACGTATGGGGCATACCTATCCGGGTGCTACAGTGCCTTTCGGTATGGTACAACTAAGCCCTGAAACCGATACCATCACCTATGATCAAAATGGTAAATACAATCCTGATGTGTATAAGTATTGCGCAGGTTACCAGTATGATGATAAAACGATTGTCGGCTTCAGCCACACGCATTTTAGCGGTACCGGACACTCTGACTTAGGCGATATTTTGATAATGCCCACTGTCGGGAAATTACAGTTAAACCCGGGGACGGCATCAAATCC encodes the following:
- a CDS encoding type I restriction endonuclease, which produces MMDFKDQILQLAARAEKMLPQIQTEEATKNALIMPFIQIMGYDVFNPFEVNPEFIADIGIKKGEKVDYAIMKDGEPAILIECKHHLENLDPHNSQLFRYFHTTSAKFGLLSNGMVYRFYTDLVDKNKMDSTPFFEFKLSEIKDTEILELKKFHKSYFDVENITNTASELKYLNELKALLTREINAPSENFVAFFTKQVYPGAITAKVKEQFTPIIKKSFNQLISETISDRLKSALNQEKEKDEQEAVKIEENPESSLANIVTTDEELEGFLIVKSILRQFVDHRRIVYRDAQSYFAILLDDNNRKTICRLYLNNKKYLVVLDENKKEVKYEIQSIDEIFNYSEPLIDSIKRLEKKA
- a CDS encoding LemA family protein — protein: MKRLFTAILVVVAAMSLSSCSYNGIVRMDEDTKAKWGTVQSQYQRRADLIPNLVATVKGVANFEKSTLTAVTEARAKATSIQVDPTKLTPETVQKYQQAQGQLSTALGRLLVASENYPNLKANENFTALQAQLEGTENRISVARMDFNNSVQAYNSKIREFPANLTAKMFGFAPKGYFQAEANAQNAPKVEF
- a CDS encoding TPM domain-containing protein; the protein is MAVFNDEEQLQIRSAVEAAEKNTSGELRVCIEKTCSEDVLDRAAKYFFELDMEKTKQRNGVLIYLATVDRKFAIIGDAGINSVVPADFWDATKEAMLNHFKKGDLVEGIVTGLTLAGQQLKKYFPYQSDDTNELSDDIAFMDGN
- a CDS encoding TPM domain-containing protein; translation: MFKKLLLVFGLLLTCTFAWSQDFPPKPNTLVADFTNTLSDGDKQQLENKLVAFNDSTSTQIAVVLIKSVGDYDIDEYGTMLGRNWGIGQKGKNNGILVLVALNDRKVTIQTGYGAEGALPDAITQQIIQQDIKPNFKQQDYYAGLDKATDDIMKYMKGEYKADPTAKKKKQKDGGSAGVIIIIIIVVLVLIFRKGGGGGGGHIIGSRGGASPLWWFLAGNMLGRGGSGGRDWGGFSGGGGGSSGGGGFGGFGGGSFGGGGSSGSW
- the dnaA gene encoding chromosomal replication initiator protein DnaA; the protein is MEKTCTNVWNNCLQIIKDNIPAQSYKTWFEPIKALRIEGSVLTIQVPSLFFYEWLEEHYVGLLRKTIKKQLGEDGRLEYNIVVEQSSSSKPYTTNMPSNGNGAEAKNQSMPIPISINKDIKNPFVIPGLKKLHVDPQLNQNYTFENFVEGDCNRLARSAGYAVAAKPGGTSFNPLMIYGGVGLGKTHLAQAIGNEIKRTLPDKLVLYVSCEKFTQQFVDALKHNNINDFVNFYQAIDVLIMDDVHNFAGKEKTQDFFFHIFNHLHQSGRQLIITSDKAPKDLAGLEERLLSRFKWGLSADLQIPDLETRMAILKNKIYQDGIELSNDVIEYVAHNIDNNVRELEGAMVSLLAQSTLNRKEIDLNLAKQMLKNFVKNSTKEISMEYIQSLVCEYFEVPIDMLKSQTRKREIVQARQISMYLAKAHTKSSLKTIGHFFGGRDHSTVIYACQTVEDLIDTDKKFKGYVADIQKKLKMS
- a CDS encoding NUDIX hydrolase, with translation MRDLTWKKLSSTYVYKSAWATLRRDICEMPDGRIKNDYYVLEYPNWVNAVAITEEGKVVMVRQYRHAAEIVSLEIPGGVIDGDEAPEHAIKRELLEETGYEFDNIELLTAIYANPSTGNNVTYCYLAQGGKKVAGQSLDEHEEIIIEEYTIDELKQLLLSHQIPQALHCTTIFYALLKLGVL